The Ascochyta rabiei chromosome 5, complete sequence genome has a segment encoding these proteins:
- a CDS encoding 60S ribosomal protein L4B, producing MVSAHSARSSTLTFRSSTLTFRDTNHRQHTTATMSRPTVTVISPKGESSKDTITVPNVFKAPIRPDIVHSVHTGMNKNRRQPYAVSEKAGHQTSAESWGTGRAVARIPRVSGGGTHRAGQAAFGNMCRSGRMFAPTKVWRKWHQKINLNQKRFATASALAASGSPALLLARGHAISTVPEVPLVVSSTAFADGAIKKTSAAVALLKAVGAGADIEKAKNSRKVRAGKGKMRGRRHKQRRGPLVIYNPEEDGKDLVLAFRNIPGVETSSVYSLNLLQLAPGGHLGRFVIWSSSAFSALDKIYGSTTEASALKKDFLLPSTMMKQPDLSKIINSSDVQKVLRPTRGGAVSKRGVVQKKNPLKNFQVQLRLNPYAAAFSKEKLGQKKVEHTKERTGQDFANLLAEN from the exons ATGGTTAGCGCCCACAGCGCAAGATCTTCCACTTTGACTTTTCGCAGCTCGACGTTGACTTTTCGCGATACTAACCACAGGCAACACACGACAGCCACCATGTCCAGGCCGACCGTCACCGTCATCTCCCCCAAGGGCGAGTCCTCCAAGGACACCATCACCGTCCCCAATGTCTTCAAG GCGCCCATCCGCCCCGACATTGTCCACTCGGTCCACACTGGCATGAACAAGAACCGTCGCCAGCCGTACGCCGTCTCGGAGAAGGCTGGTCACCAGACCTCTGCTGAGTCTTGGGGTACCGGTCGTGCTGTCGCCCGTATCCCCCGTGTCTCCGGTGGTGGTACTCACCGCGCCGGTCAGGCCGCCTTCGGTAACATGTGCCGTTCCGGTCGCATGTTCGCTCCCACCAAGGTCTGGCGCAAGTGGCACCAGAAGATCAACCTCAACCAGAAGCGCTTCGCGACTGCCTCTGCGCTCGCTGCCTCTGGCAGCCCTGCTCTTCTGCTTGCCCGCGGTCACGCCATCTCCACCGTCCCCGAGGTTCCCCTCGTCGTCTCCTCGACCGCCTTCGCTGATGGTGCCATCAAGAAGACCTCCGCCGCCGTTGCCCTGCTCAAGGCTGTCGGTGCCGGTGCTGACATCGAGAAGGCCAAGAACTCTCGCAAGGTCCGCGCTGGTAAGGGTAAGATGAGGGGTCGCCGCCACAAGCAGCGTCGTGGTCCTCTCGTCATCTACAACCCCGAGGAGGATGGCAAGGACCTCGTCCTTGCTTTCCGCAACATCCCCGGTGTCGAGACCAGCTCCGTCTACTCGCTCAACCTCCTCCAGCTCGCCCCTGGTGGTCACCTTGGCCGCTTCGTCATCTGGTCGTCGTCTGCTTTCTCTGCTCTCGACAAGATCTACGGCTCCACCACCGAGGCCTCTGCTCTCAAGAAGGACTTCCTCCTGCCTTCCACCATGATGAAGCAGCCCGATCTGTCGAAGATCATCAACTCCAGCGATGTCCAGAAGGTCCTCCGCCCCACCCGTGGCGGTGCCGTCTCCAAGCGCGGTGTTGTGCAGAAGAAGAACCCTCTCAAGAACTTCCAGGTTCAGCTCCGTCTCAACCCCTACGCCGCCGCTTTCTCGAAGGAGAAGCTCGGCCAGAAGAAGGTTGAGCACACCAAGGAGAGGACCGGCCAGGACTTTGCCAACCTGTTGGCTGAGAACTAA